A genome region from Penaeus monodon isolate SGIC_2016 chromosome 14, NSTDA_Pmon_1, whole genome shotgun sequence includes the following:
- the LOC119580802 gene encoding uncharacterized protein LOC119580802 isoform X1, whose protein sequence is MIDKSRWSFELHVEEAMTWRDDGYVEALQQETIILAKRVMAARSRLLLSTCFDASPTLQDHPGFGEAVAGAAEADGLEDLSVIEEEEEDGAGGDAASASGETCWGGAPRIKGLSEMESRSYWAALRRTQEDAGGGDGGARGAEPEADRAETRKRPDKGETSDSDRGQGLEAVGRSDRIESVVKISEGFNVEDWRRLKESFIL, encoded by the exons ATGATCGATAAATCCAGGTGGAGCTTCGAGT TGCACGTTGAGGAGGCGATGACCTGGCGGGACGACGGCTACGTGGAGGCGCTTCAGCAGGAGACCATCATCCTGGCCAAGCGCGTGATGGCCGCCCGCAGCCGCCTCCTGCTGTCCACCTGCTTCGACGCCTCGCCCACGCTGCAGGACCACCCGGGCTTCGGCGAGGCGGTGGCGGGGGCGGCGGAGGCCGACGGGCTGGAGGACCTGTCGGtgatcgaggaggaggaggaggacggcgcGGGGGGCGACGCGGCCTCGGCCTCGGGGGAGACCTGCTGGGGCGGGGCCCCTCGCATCAAGGGCCTCTCCGAGATGGAGTCGAGAAGTTACTGGGCAGCCCTGAGGCGCACGCAAGAGGACGCGggaggcggcgacggcggcgcgCGAGGAGCGGAGCCCGAGGCCGACAGAGCGGAGACGAGGAAGAGGCCCGACAAGGGGGAGACGAGCGACAGCGACCGAGGCCAGGGCCTGGAGGCCGTCGGCAGGAGCGACAGGATCGAGTCCGTGGTCAAGATTAGCGAGGGCTTCAACGTGGAGGACTGGAGGCGCCTGAAGGAATCCTTCATCCTCTGA
- the LOC119580802 gene encoding uncharacterized protein LOC119580802 isoform X2: MTWRDDGYVEALQQETIILAKRVMAARSRLLLSTCFDASPTLQDHPGFGEAVAGAAEADGLEDLSVIEEEEEDGAGGDAASASGETCWGGAPRIKGLSEMESRSYWAALRRTQEDAGGGDGGARGAEPEADRAETRKRPDKGETSDSDRGQGLEAVGRSDRIESVVKISEGFNVEDWRRLKESFIL, encoded by the coding sequence ATGACCTGGCGGGACGACGGCTACGTGGAGGCGCTTCAGCAGGAGACCATCATCCTGGCCAAGCGCGTGATGGCCGCCCGCAGCCGCCTCCTGCTGTCCACCTGCTTCGACGCCTCGCCCACGCTGCAGGACCACCCGGGCTTCGGCGAGGCGGTGGCGGGGGCGGCGGAGGCCGACGGGCTGGAGGACCTGTCGGtgatcgaggaggaggaggaggacggcgcGGGGGGCGACGCGGCCTCGGCCTCGGGGGAGACCTGCTGGGGCGGGGCCCCTCGCATCAAGGGCCTCTCCGAGATGGAGTCGAGAAGTTACTGGGCAGCCCTGAGGCGCACGCAAGAGGACGCGggaggcggcgacggcggcgcgCGAGGAGCGGAGCCCGAGGCCGACAGAGCGGAGACGAGGAAGAGGCCCGACAAGGGGGAGACGAGCGACAGCGACCGAGGCCAGGGCCTGGAGGCCGTCGGCAGGAGCGACAGGATCGAGTCCGTGGTCAAGATTAGCGAGGGCTTCAACGTGGAGGACTGGAGGCGCCTGAAGGAATCCTTCATCCTCTGA